One genomic window of bacterium includes the following:
- a CDS encoding SDR family NAD(P)-dependent oxidoreductase produces MDVRNLSGKTALVTGAASGIGKQSALAFGRLGADLVICDIDEAGLADTEKELRDLGRQVQSRRVDVADRDAMQAFAADIHEHIDSVDLLMNNAGVALGGRFLDTSLEDWDWILGINLLGVIHGCHFFVPNMKAAGRSGHVVNVSSAAGYLPASVLNAYATTKYAVLGFSEALSTELAPHGIGVTALCPGIIDTPITRSARLRGELDSADMRNEMVSRYGKRGYGPERVATNLLKAIQKNRTVAPISPEAWFGYGFKRLAPGLVRWLGARGERNAIKNIGS; encoded by the coding sequence ATGGACGTACGCAACCTCTCCGGCAAGACCGCCCTCGTTACCGGCGCCGCCAGCGGCATCGGCAAGCAGAGCGCACTCGCGTTCGGGCGCCTAGGCGCCGACCTCGTGATCTGTGACATCGACGAGGCGGGCCTCGCCGATACCGAGAAAGAGCTTCGCGATCTCGGGCGCCAGGTACAGAGCCGACGGGTGGACGTGGCGGATCGCGATGCCATGCAGGCCTTCGCCGCCGATATCCACGAGCACATCGATAGCGTCGACCTGTTGATGAACAATGCGGGCGTCGCGCTCGGTGGCCGCTTTCTCGATACCAGCCTCGAAGACTGGGATTGGATCCTCGGCATCAACCTGCTCGGCGTGATCCACGGCTGCCACTTCTTCGTGCCCAACATGAAAGCGGCAGGCCGCAGCGGACACGTGGTGAACGTGTCGTCGGCGGCAGGCTACCTGCCGGCCAGCGTCCTCAACGCCTATGCGACCACCAAGTACGCCGTCCTTGGCTTTTCCGAAGCGCTGAGCACCGAACTAGCACCCCACGGGATTGGTGTGACCGCACTCTGCCCCGGAATCATCGACACGCCCATCACCCGCTCGGCGCGCCTGCGCGGGGAGCTCGATAGCGCCGACATGCGCAACGAGATGGTCTCGCGGTACGGCAAACGTGGGTACGGGCCGGAGCGCGTAGCGACGAACCTGCTGAAGGCGATCCAGAAGAACCGAACGGTCGCACCGATCAGCCCGGAGGCCTGGTTCGGCTACGGGTTCAAGCGGCTCGCACCCGGGCTGGTGCGGTGGCTGGGAGCCCGAGGCGAACGCAACGCGATCAAGAACATCGGATCGTGA
- a CDS encoding glycoside hydrolase: MKDLLLLPRPREIERFEGAGAPTNATVLESEETGLPPEAYRLRTVGDQVSLAYSDAAGRRYGQATLEQLKRSCGEMLPAVDIRDWPDFPVRGYMLDISRDRVPTRGTLARLVEVLDLLRINHLQLYTEHTFAYAGHEAVWGEASPLTGEDVEWLDGLCAERGIELVANQNTFGHMARWLRHPAYRDRAEAPEGFDTKFGAHLAAAVLAPTQANADFGIGLCRELLAHHRSRRINIGCDETFELGKGQSAAEVEARGKHRVYLDHLLRLIRGLHADGREVLFWGDILRDHPELAAELPKKDVVALAWHYEAPSDPSALPDALFEVLSDFGITRDSLRGFQNHVRSFQEAGVPFWVCPGTSTWNTLIGRLRNARGNLLDAAEVGLANGAGGYLITDWGDNGHMQPLAVSWPPLAYGAAVAWCLEANRELDVAAALDAFVFEDEAGVLGALLDRIGNLFDATGKTAMNGSPLFTELLPGGALLASMGEADPERTAQTLALLDESIEELESARPAASDGGVVKLELDAALHLARHGAWRIARAAGLPHPPDSELADDLTGAIARQREAWLARSRPGGLTDSLGRLEKTLAEYQPE, encoded by the coding sequence GTGAAGGATCTGCTGCTGCTTCCGCGCCCACGCGAAATCGAACGCTTCGAAGGCGCCGGGGCCCCGACGAACGCAACGGTCCTGGAATCCGAGGAAACCGGCCTGCCGCCGGAGGCCTATCGGCTGCGCACGGTCGGCGATCAGGTTTCTCTGGCCTACTCGGACGCTGCCGGTCGGCGCTACGGCCAGGCCACCCTCGAACAGCTGAAGCGCAGCTGCGGCGAGATGCTTCCCGCCGTGGACATCCGCGATTGGCCGGATTTCCCCGTACGCGGCTACATGCTCGACATCTCCCGGGATCGTGTTCCGACCCGCGGAACCCTTGCGCGCCTGGTCGAGGTGCTCGACCTGCTGCGCATCAACCACCTGCAGCTCTACACGGAACACACTTTCGCCTACGCCGGGCACGAAGCTGTCTGGGGAGAGGCCTCGCCCCTGACCGGCGAGGACGTGGAGTGGCTCGATGGCCTGTGCGCGGAGCGCGGCATCGAGCTCGTGGCCAACCAGAACACGTTCGGGCATATGGCTCGTTGGCTGCGACACCCGGCCTATCGGGATCGCGCAGAGGCGCCCGAGGGCTTCGACACGAAGTTCGGCGCCCACCTGGCAGCGGCCGTGTTGGCGCCGACCCAGGCGAACGCGGATTTCGGCATTGGCCTGTGCCGGGAACTCCTCGCCCATCATCGCAGCCGGCGTATCAACATCGGCTGCGATGAGACGTTCGAACTCGGCAAGGGCCAGAGCGCCGCCGAGGTCGAGGCTCGAGGCAAGCACCGTGTCTACCTCGACCACCTGCTTCGTTTGATTCGCGGCCTGCATGCGGACGGGCGCGAAGTGCTCTTCTGGGGCGACATCCTGCGGGACCATCCGGAGCTGGCTGCCGAACTGCCGAAGAAGGACGTCGTGGCCTTGGCCTGGCACTACGAAGCGCCGAGTGATCCGAGTGCGCTCCCGGATGCACTCTTCGAAGTCCTCTCGGATTTCGGAATCACCCGCGACTCCCTGCGCGGCTTCCAGAACCATGTTCGAAGCTTCCAGGAAGCGGGCGTTCCCTTCTGGGTGTGCCCGGGCACTTCGACCTGGAACACCCTGATCGGAAGGCTTCGCAATGCTCGGGGCAATCTGCTGGATGCGGCCGAGGTCGGTCTCGCGAACGGTGCTGGCGGCTACCTGATCACCGATTGGGGAGACAACGGCCACATGCAACCCCTCGCCGTGAGCTGGCCTCCCCTGGCCTACGGTGCTGCCGTGGCCTGGTGCCTGGAAGCGAACCGCGAACTCGACGTGGCAGCGGCCCTCGACGCGTTCGTCTTCGAGGATGAGGCCGGCGTCCTCGGCGCCCTGCTGGATCGCATCGGCAACCTCTTCGATGCGACAGGCAAGACGGCCATGAACGGCAGTCCACTCTTCACGGAACTGCTCCCCGGCGGAGCCCTCCTGGCGTCGATGGGCGAAGCCGATCCGGAACGGACCGCGCAGACCCTCGCCCTGCTGGACGAATCCATCGAGGAACTCGAGAGCGCGCGACCGGCGGCGTCCGATGGCGGGGTCGTCAAACTCGAACTGGACGCCGCCCTCCACCTGGCGCGACATGGCGCCTGGCGTATCGCGCGCGCGGCGGGCCTGCCTCACCCGCCCGATTCGGAGCTGGCCGACGACCTCACCGGTGCGATCGCCAGACAGCGGGAAGCCTGGCTCGCACGTTCCCGCCCCGGAGGGCTTACCGACAGCCTCGGCCGATTGGAAAAGACCCTCGCGGAGTACCAGCCGGAGTAG